The window ATATCGACCCGGAAGGCGCGGGCGGGGCGGGACTTCCTCAGTACGCTCCCCGGGGTGCGATCGGTGAGCATGTACGGGGAGCGCCTCCATGTGGCGATCGACCATGAGGACGTGGCGAGCAGGGTCGGAGATGCGCTCAGGGAGCAAGGAATCCCCGTGGAGTCACAAAGAAGGATCGTGCCTTCACTGGAGGATGTTTTTATCTCAATGGTGGGGGAGAGGGAAAGGGGAGGAGAGAAAAAGGCAGGTTGAGGTAAAGGTTGAGGAAAAGAGATGAGAACCGTTATTTATGGTAACTGATGGTAACTGATGGTAACTGATAGTTATTCATTATGAGCGATGTTTTGGGCAATGAGTTACTATTTAATTACAATAATAACTATAAGTTACGTTATTCCATAAGGAAATAGATGACCGACAATGTAAATGATATTGCCGTATCGCTTCAGGGCCTTCGCCGGACCTTCGGGGATTTTGTTGCCGTCGATTCACTCGACCTGGAAGTCCGGAAGGGAGAGGTCTTCGGCTTTCTCGGGCCTAACGGGGCGGGAAAATCTACCACCATCCGGATGCTCTGCGGCCTTCTTATGCCTACAGGCGGAAAAGGCTCGGTGGGAGGGTTCGACATCATAAAAGAACCAGAATCCATCAAGTCCATCGTCGGTTATATGTCCCAGAAGTTCTCCCTCTATGACGATCTCACGGTGGAGGAGAACATCGATTTTTTCGGCGGGATCTACAACGTTCCAAAGGAGAGGAAGAAGGAGCGGAAGGAATGGGTGCTGCGCATGGCCGGTCTCGAAGAGAGGACCGGGAGCCTCGCAAGGACTCTCGCAGGGGGCTTCAAGCAGCGCCTCGCCCTGGGGTGCGCCATCCTCCACGAGCCGCCCATCATCTTCCTCGATGAGCCCACATCGGGAGTAGACCCGGTATCGCGCAGGAACTTCTGGCATCTCATCGACGAGCTCTCCCAAGGGGGCGCTACGGTCTTCGTTACCACCCATTACATGGATGAGGCGGATTACTGCGACCGCCTTGCCCTGATCTACAGGGGTAAGATCATTGCCGAAGGGACCCCCGCGGAGCTGAGGCACGAGCACATGACACATCACGTCCTGGAGGTGGAAACGGACCGTGTGGTGGATGCCCTGGGCGTGCTCGCGAAGGCGGGAATTGATGCGGCCATCTTCGGCGCGGCCCTCCACGTAACCGTAGAGCGTGCGGACGAAGACGGGCAACGCCTCGTTGCGCTCCTGCAGGGTTCAGGGATCAGGGTCGCACGGTGCGAACGGATCGCCCCCTCCCTGGAGGATGTTTTTGTCGCTTTGATAGAGGTCGCCTGATGAAGCTCGTGCGGATCAAGGCCGTTGCGCGAAAGGAGATCATCCAGATACGCCGCGACCGCCTGAGTCTTGCCATGGGTTTTCTCATGCCCATTATCCTCCTCTTCATTTACGGCTTCGCAGTAAGTTTCGACGTGGAGAAGATCGACACCGTAGTCTATGACATGGACAAGGGGAGCTTGAGCAGAGAATTGGTGAATGAGTTTTCCCAATCCGGATATTTTACCGTATTGGCCTATGTGGACCGGTACGAGGAGCTGGATTACTGGCTCGATCGTGGAAAGGCTAAGGTCGCCATCGCTATACCTGTCGATTTTTCGAAGCGTGTACGGGCGGGAAAGGATGCCGCCATCGAGGTGATCCTCGACGGGAGCAATTCGAACACCGCCTCCATCGCGCAGGGATATATCCTTTCCATCTCCGAGGCCTTTCCGCGAAGGCTCGGGGGAGGGAAAATTACCCCCTTCGTCGATTCGAGGAGCAGAGTCTGGTACAATACGGAGCTTAAGTCGCGGAATTTTATCATTCCCGGGCTTATCGCCGTGATCATGGCGGTGATCGTGGCTCTCCTTACCTCCCTCACCGTGGCCAGGGAATGGGACCGGGGCACCATGGAGCAGCTCATATCCACTCCCGTCAAGCCAGCCGAGCTGGTCATAGGCAAGCTCATCCCTTATTTCATAATAGGGTTAATCGATACGGTCCTCACGATTCTCATGAGTACCCTCCTTTTTCACGTCCCCTTACGGGGCAGTCTTCCCCTTCTGCTCACCCTCTCCTCCATCTTCCTCTTCGGCGGCTTAAGCACGGGAATCCTCATCTCCATTGTCGCGAAGAGCCAGGTGATCGCAAGCCAAATGGCCATGCTCAACTCTTTCCTGCCCGCCTTCCTCTTATCGGGTTTCATCTTCAGCATTTCGAATATGCCGGCTCCCCTCCAGGTCGTGACCTACATCATCCCCGCGCGGTACTTCGTCACCATCCTGAAAGGGATTTTTCTGAAAGGCGTGCCTTTCAATTTCCTCCTCTGGGAGACTACGCTCCTCGCGGGTTACGGCCTCGCCGTCTTTATCCTCGCCATAAAGAAGCTCAAAAAGAGGATCGACTGATATGGGAGAGAGGACAATACAGCTCATCATAAAGGAATTCATACAGACCTTCCGGGATAAGCGGATGATCTTCTTTCTCTTTGTAACCCCCGTCATCCAGCTCGTCCTCTTCGGCTACGTGGCGACCTTCGACGTCAACTCCATCCGTACCGCCTTCTACGATCTCGATAAATCCCCCCAGAGCAGGGAGCTGGAGGGTCGGCTCAGGGAATCGGGTTATTTCCGCATCGACTACCGACCCGGCTCCCCCGAGGAGCTGCGGGAGCTCGTGGACAGGGGTAAGGTCCTCTGCGCGGTCCAGGTGAATACCAATTTCGCCAAGGACCTGAAACGGGGAATCCCCACCCGGGTACAGGTGATCGTGGACGGCACGGACTCGAACACCGCCATGATCGCCATGGGTTATATCAATACGGTAATCGCGAAGTACAGCAAGGAAATGGCGCCCCAGGGGAGTATCGTGCCTCACCTCTCAAAAATAGAGTTCCGTACGAGGGTCTGGTACAACCCCGATTTACGGAGCAGGAACTATATGGTGCCGGGGGTAATCGCCCTGATCATCATGCTTACCTGCCTCCTCCTCACTTCCATGGCCGTGGTGAGGGAAAGGGAGGTGGGCACCATGGAACAGCTCATGGTGACGCCCATAAAGCCCCTCGAGCTGATTCTCGGAAAGACCGTGCCCTTTGCCGCCATCGGCTTCTTCGACATGGCCCTCGTCACGGCCGTCGGCGTCTTCTGGTTCGGCATACCCATAAAAGGCGCCTTCCTCTTCCTTTTCCTCTGCACCGCTGTCTACCTCCTGCCTGTACTCGGGATAGGCCTTTACATATCTACCATATCGAAGACCCAGCAGCAGGCGATGATGGCCACTTTTTTCTTCTTCCAGCCCGCCATTCTCCTCTCCGGCTTCGCTACCCCAATAGAGAACATGCCCATGGTCTTCCAATACATTACATATCTGAACCCCTTGCGCTATTTTCTCGTCATCGTACGGGGCATTTTCCTGAAAGGCGTGGGGATTACCGTACTCTGGCCCGAAGTGACGGCCCTCCTTGCTCTGGGTACGGTGATCCTGACCTTAGGCGCCCTCAGGTTTAAGAAGAGGCTGGCCTGAACAATCTCGCCTATTCCTTACCGGCATCTTTCGCAGGCGCGCCTTTGCCCTGCTTCATTCCTTGCCGCTCTTTGAGATTTTCAAGGCCTTCGCGGCATGAGGGGCTCAACTGGTCGGCATGGTCGCGAAGACACTTTATGATGCGGCCTTCGCCATGGGACACACCCTGGCAGAAGGCAGCGATATCGTCTTTGCAGGCATCCCTCGGCTTTGTAGCTGCGTTTCCATAACCCACAAAGAGGATCGAGGCCGAGAATACCATCAGAACCAAATAACAGGTCTTACTTTTCATACTCCCTCCTTTCGGATATAATCGATATTTGAAACATATGACTTCCCGGCCTCTCCTGCATCTATGATGCATAAAACGGAAGAGAAGCATGAGGCACGGGAATCTCAAAAAGGAAGTGCCATTCTCGTCGAGGGATTTAAGGCGTAAGCCAACAGGTCCCGGTTAATCGGCAAGCGGACATCCCGATGCCGGTCATAAGGGATCGGTCCAGCGTGATGTAGCTCGCACAGCGAGCGAGAGGGGGAGGCTTGGCCGGCTTTGCCGGGCGAGGGGGCGACGTGAGCCCCTACAACAGTGCGTGCAAAGTGTTTATGCGTTGATGCGGAAGAACCGGAAGAAGTACACCCCGCCGCGTCAGCCTAGCTCGCACAGCGAGCGAGAGGGGGAGGCTTGGCCGGCTTTGCCGGGCGAGGGGGCGACGTGAGCCCCTACAACAGAAGGGCAACCCTTGAATCGAGGCCCGTTCTCTGGTATTCTCTGTCTACCTGACGCACAAGAAAGGCGCGTACCATAATGAACCCCATCACGCGAGGAGAGATTGAATGGCAACCCTTACTGTAGTTGCCGCCTGTGAGCCCGGACCCGTTTTCGTGGAGACCCTCCGGGATTTTGCTGCATCGGGACTCGTGGAGGCGGCTGTCCTGGTCAATGCGGGTGCTTCGGTCCCGACCGATCTGTCTGTGCCCTGCATCCATCTTGCCGGCTCGGTCTTCTCAGGAGACATACTCAGCGCGATCCTCGAAGCGATCCATACGGAATCCGTTCTTTTTATGATAGGAGGGATGAGTATCTCCATAAGCCCCGAGGCTTTGGAGCGGATGGAAAGGGCCCTCAGGGCCTCCCGGGCGGGCCTTCTTTATTCCGATTTTTATGACGAGAGGGAAGGGGTCAAGACCCTTCATCCCCTCATCGATTACCAAAAGGGTAGTCTGCGCGATGATTTCTCATTCGGGCCTCTCATGCTCTTCTCCATGCCCGCGGTTCGGGCAGTCCTCGCGAAGCACGGCCCCATTCCCGAAGTCGATTATGCGGCCCTTTACGACCTGCGCCTGAGGGTATCCGTCGATTATCCCCTATTCCATCTCAGCGAGCCTCTCTATTCGATATCAGGCTCGGAGGGACCTTCGGCGGGCGAGGCGATCTTTGCATATGTGGATCCGCGAAACCGGGCGGTCCAGGAGGAGATGGAGACGGTGTGTACGGCGCACCTCAAGAATACAGGCGCCTTCATTCCCCCGGAGAGACTTAAGAAGGCAGGGCACCAGACGGGCGCCTTCCCTGTGGAGGCCTCAATAATCATTCCCGTGAAGAACAGGAGCGCCACCATCGCCGAGGCAGTGGAAAGCGCCCTCTCCCAGGAGACCGCATTCCCCTTCAATGTGATAGTAGTAGACAACCACTCGACGGACGGGACCACGGAGACCCTCTCCGGTCTTGCCCGGCGCGATTCCCGCCTTTGCCACATTATTCCTGCGAGGACCGACCTCGGCATAGGCGGATGCTGGAACGAAGCCCTTTTATCGGAATCCTGCGGCCGTTACGCCGTGCAGCTCGATTCCGACGATCTTTACTCCACGCGCTCTTCATTGCAGCGCATAGTCGATACCCTGAATGAGGGAGATTACGCCATGGTGGTGGGCTCCTATACGATCACGGATTTCAACTTAAAGCCAGTCGCCCCGGGGCTCATCGACCACAGGGAATGGACGGAAGCCAACGGCCACAACAACGCCCTGAGGATAAACGGCCTGGGCGCGCCGAGGGCCTTCAACGCGAGCATCATGAGGGCGATCGGGTTCCTCAACGTGAGCTACGGAGAAGACTATGCGGCCGCCTTAAGGATCAGCCGGGAATACAGGATAGGCCGCATTTACGAGAGCCTTTACCTCTGCAGGAGGTGGTCCGGAAATACGGATGCCGACCTTTCCCTTGAAGAAACAAATCGGAATAATCTCTTCAAAGACCGGGTAAGGACGGAAGAGTTGCGCGCCCGGATAAGGCGCAACAAGAGGCGATGAATGGATTTCATCGATAACCCCCTGCCCGGAATGCTCTCTCCCGTGGTATGTGCTGATTTCGATGGAGAAGGCCCCCTTTCTTTGGACCGTCTCTGCCGGGACCTCGTGGAGGCACAAAAGGCGAGCTGGCCCGACTATCGGCAGGGCTGCGACTCTTTAGACGGGGTGAAGGTCCGCCCGATCCCCTGCACCGGATTTTCCGTGCGGGTGCAGTACAATCCCCGAAGGATAAAGAGTGCCCTGGCAAAGGTGGGAACGAAGGATGTGGGCGCGAGGCCCTGTTTTCTTTGCCCCGCCAATCTGCCCGAGGCGCAAAGGGGAATTCTCTACCGTAAGGATTACCTCATCCTCTGCAACCCCATGCCCGTCTTCCCCTGCCATTTCACGGTAAGTAATATTAAACACCGGTCCCAGACAGTAGAGGAGCATATCGGCTCTTTCCTCGCCCTAACCGCCGACCTCGGCAACCGATGGACGGTACTCTACAACGGCCCGAGATGTGGCGCCTCCGCCCCCGACCATCTCCATTTCCAGATCATTCCTTCCGGTAATTTGCCGGTGGAAGAGGAGATCGGCGAGGAGGGAAGGCTGACGTCAGTCGCCGCAAAAGACGGCATCCAGGTGAAAATGGCCAAAAATATGGGGCGGGAGGTCATAATACTGGAAGGAAAAGAACCTCATGCTTTGGGTGACGCCTTCAATGCCATTGTGGAGGCCCTGAAAGCGGCCATCGGCGAGAGTCAGGAGCCCATGATGAGCCTCGTGAGCTGGTATGGAGAAGGCGTATTTCGCCTCATACTCTTCCCGAGGGCAAAACACCGTCCCGCAAGCTTCTTTGCCGAAGGAGACGCCAGGATAGCGGTGAGCCCCGCAGTGATAGAGATGGGCGGCGTTCTGGTCACCCCCATGGAAGCGGATTTCCACCGCCTTGACAGACAGAGCGTTGAAAATATCTATAACGAAGTATCATTGGACGGGGGCACCACAAAGGCGGTTTTCAGGAATCTGGTACTCCCAAGTTAAACGCAGGTAAGGGTATCCCGTCGGCGAGGCTTCATCCGTTTATGTAGGCGAGCACCTCCGGATCATTGATTATCTCGATGACAGCGAGGGCAACCGCACCGCTGCATGTCCTGTCAAACCCGCCGGGACTACCATTCCGCACCCTGTATGTCTTTGTCTTTCCATTTCCAAATGCCACCTTGAATTCCACTGCGGCCAAAAGCATCATAAAATCGTGATCGATATCAATACTGTCAACGGTAATTTGAAGGGACTTCCCCGCCGTATCCGTGATCTTGACCCGCCTGCTCCGCAATTCCTTGGTGAGTTGGTCTGCTATGCCGTCAGCAAATTGCTGTTCGCTTGCATAATATTGAGTGCCGCTGTGATTGAGGAGCAAAATCTTTGAATCCTTCGACTTCCCCTTGGTAACATTAATTTCCCTGCCTCCGGTAAAATTCTCCCACGACGCCACCCGTCCCGGATCAATCGGATACTCGGTCCATACATACTCATGGGCGCAACCGGTGAGAATCAAGAACAGCGCCGAAATCAAAAGACCCGCTTTACATATCCGTTTCATTACATTCCTCTCCATTTACATGACGGATGATAATAATATCGTGATCAATTGCCACGCTTCGCCTGCAGTTCCGCAGTCTTAGCAGACCCGTCCTTCCTTCCGATAAAAGAGCGTCACAAGAAGTATGAGGGAGACCGCAAGTTTCCCGCTCGCAATGTGTGCTTCATATGGGTCCCCGAATACAACGACTGTTTTCACTTTATTTCCTTGGAAACTATTATCTTCCATGCTCATCGGAATTTCAATCATTAGTTGGCGAACAAATATCAGACCCCTATTCACTGGCCGCCAGGTGTACGCTTTAGAGCGTTATTACGCTCTCTCAAAGCTAATGGTGAACTCTGTCCCTCCGCTCCCGTTCAGGCTTACCGTGCCATCCAGTTGCTCTACCAGGGTCACTATCAGCTGCATGCCGAGTGAATGGGTCCTGGTAAAATCGAGGACTTCGGGAAGGCCTCTGCCGTTGTCGCCTACGGTGAGGGCGATGGGCGCCCGGTAACCCGCGCCTGCTCCTTTAGTGACTCGACGGCCCCGGTGTCATGATATGGCAGGAGCCGTCATCGTCTTCAATGACCACCATTTTAAGGATGCGGAACTTGGTGGTGACGAAATCCTGTGTCGCGCATAGAGGTTTGTTCTGTGCTCCCAGGAACCAATCCCCCATCTTTGGCCGGCGTATCTCTCCTGTGGGAAGAAATCGTATTTCCTTTATCATTTCAGGTATCCTCCTCGTTGCTCATGGGTTCGAGTGTGCGCGAAGAAGGCGGTGCCTTTCCCATTGTACTTAATACATACTGTATGATTTGCAGTGGAGTAAATGACATGAATCACATTGAATAATAAGGAATTACAGGAAAGACCGAGAACCTGTCGAGGCCCCCGTGCTAATGATGGTGGTGGTGCTCTTCCCCCGCTCCGGGTATCTGGCAAAAAAGGTCATCGGTCGCGCATTCCGCGCACTCCATCTGGAGCACGGTATGCCTGATCCCGAGCTCTAAGAGACGCGTCTCGACCTGCCTGCGTATGGCGTCGGTCTCGCTTACTTTACGATCGCCGATGAGCACATGGGCGGAAAAAGCGGGAATGCCGTGGCCGATGGACCATACGTGAACGTCATGGACGCCCATGATGTTCTCCATGCTGCAAAGCATCTTCGATATCTCGCCTGCATGGAGTCCCAGGGGGCTCAGCTCGAGAAAAACCCACAAAGTCTCCTTAATTACCCGTATGCCGCCCACGATAATTATCACACCCACGACAGCGCTCACGATCGGGTCCGCGAGCCACCAGCCCGTGAAGCGGATTATGAGGGCGGCGATAATAACGCCCCCTGACGAGAGAGTGTCGCCGATTACGTGAAGCCACGCGGTTTTCATATTGAGGTCGGCATGACTTTTTCCGAGGATCCAGGCCATGATGAGGTTTCCCACGAGACCTGCCACCGCGACAATGAGCATAAGCTCCGAATTGATCTCGGGCGGAGAGAAAAGACGTCGGTAGGTTTCGAGGAAGATAAAGATGGAGATGGCCACGAGGCTGCATCCGTTTATGAAGGCGGCGAGAAGGCCAATCCTCTGGTAGCCGTAGGTGGCCCTGAAATCAGAGGGCAGCCTCATGATGAGTGCGGCGATGAGGCTTAAGGCGAGGGCAAAAATATCCGTAAACACGTGGCCCGCGTCGCTCAACAGGGCGAGGCTGTTGCTCACGAGACCGCCCACGACCTCTCCCCCGCATACGATAAGGGTTACCACGATACTCCAGGTGAGACGTTTTTCCCGGCTGCCCTGCATAACCTTATCCTAAAGAAAGAATCATGGCAGCCCTCTCAATATTCAAGCCATGAATCGGAATAAACCGTCTGGCCGAGAAGGATTCTCGCAGTCTTTACATATCCCTTTTCTTCATCCGAGACGGTTGCCGTGTCGATAGCCTCACCGTCCATAACCCTATATACGAGGGCCTCCAGGTCGGGCCTTTCCCCCCGCGCAATAGCCTGCAATTGTCCGTCGAAGGCGTTGACTATGGCGGCATGAAGGCCGTATCTGCGCAGCATCAGGAGGTAGGTCCGGTCGAGGATTCCCCTTAAGCGCATGGGCGCCCCGTGGGAGATGTTCGAAAGGCCCGCCATCGATCTGCACTGGGGAAAAAGTTCGGGCGCCATTATGATGAAGTCGGTGCAGCCCCCTACGCGGAGCTGCTGGGTATTGACGGGAAGGACGAGGGGGTCGAGCCATATGTCCTCTTCCGGTATCCCGTATTCAGCCGCCTTGGCAACGATCATGGCCGCGAGCAAGCCTCTTTCGTTTCCGTCCCTCGGAAGCCCCTCCGTGCCGATGGTCATGCCGATAAAACGCGCGCCGTAGCGTTTCGCGAGGGGCATGAGGGCCTCCATCCTCTCGGGCCTCGCGGAGATCGAGTTGATGAGGGCCTTGCCCTTGCAGACACGAAGTCCGGCTTCTATGGCTTCCACACTCGTGGTGTCGAGGGACAGGGGCAGGTCCGTTACTTCCTGGACGTTTTTGACCACCCATTCCATGAGCCGCGGCCCCTCTTTCCTCAGGGGGCCGAGGTTGATATCGAGCATGTCCATCCCTGCCTCCGCCTCGGCGACGGCCCT of the Syntrophorhabdaceae bacterium genome contains:
- a CDS encoding ABC transporter ATP-binding protein; the encoded protein is MTDNVNDIAVSLQGLRRTFGDFVAVDSLDLEVRKGEVFGFLGPNGAGKSTTIRMLCGLLMPTGGKGSVGGFDIIKEPESIKSIVGYMSQKFSLYDDLTVEENIDFFGGIYNVPKERKKERKEWVLRMAGLEERTGSLARTLAGGFKQRLALGCAILHEPPIIFLDEPTSGVDPVSRRNFWHLIDELSQGGATVFVTTHYMDEADYCDRLALIYRGKIIAEGTPAELRHEHMTHHVLEVETDRVVDALGVLAKAGIDAAIFGAALHVTVERADEDGQRLVALLQGSGIRVARCERIAPSLEDVFVALIEVA
- a CDS encoding ABC transporter permease; the encoded protein is MKLVRIKAVARKEIIQIRRDRLSLAMGFLMPIILLFIYGFAVSFDVEKIDTVVYDMDKGSLSRELVNEFSQSGYFTVLAYVDRYEELDYWLDRGKAKVAIAIPVDFSKRVRAGKDAAIEVILDGSNSNTASIAQGYILSISEAFPRRLGGGKITPFVDSRSRVWYNTELKSRNFIIPGLIAVIMAVIVALLTSLTVAREWDRGTMEQLISTPVKPAELVIGKLIPYFIIGLIDTVLTILMSTLLFHVPLRGSLPLLLTLSSIFLFGGLSTGILISIVAKSQVIASQMAMLNSFLPAFLLSGFIFSISNMPAPLQVVTYIIPARYFVTILKGIFLKGVPFNFLLWETTLLAGYGLAVFILAIKKLKKRID
- a CDS encoding ABC transporter permease, translating into MGERTIQLIIKEFIQTFRDKRMIFFLFVTPVIQLVLFGYVATFDVNSIRTAFYDLDKSPQSRELEGRLRESGYFRIDYRPGSPEELRELVDRGKVLCAVQVNTNFAKDLKRGIPTRVQVIVDGTDSNTAMIAMGYINTVIAKYSKEMAPQGSIVPHLSKIEFRTRVWYNPDLRSRNYMVPGVIALIIMLTCLLLTSMAVVREREVGTMEQLMVTPIKPLELILGKTVPFAAIGFFDMALVTAVGVFWFGIPIKGAFLFLFLCTAVYLLPVLGIGLYISTISKTQQQAMMATFFFFQPAILLSGFATPIENMPMVFQYITYLNPLRYFLVIVRGIFLKGVGITVLWPEVTALLALGTVILTLGALRFKKRLA
- a CDS encoding cysteine rich repeat-containing protein, whose translation is MKSKTCYLVLMVFSASILFVGYGNAATKPRDACKDDIAAFCQGVSHGEGRIIKCLRDHADQLSPSCREGLENLKERQGMKQGKGAPAKDAGKE
- a CDS encoding glycosyltransferase family 2 protein, which produces MATLTVVAACEPGPVFVETLRDFAASGLVEAAVLVNAGASVPTDLSVPCIHLAGSVFSGDILSAILEAIHTESVLFMIGGMSISISPEALERMERALRASRAGLLYSDFYDEREGVKTLHPLIDYQKGSLRDDFSFGPLMLFSMPAVRAVLAKHGPIPEVDYAALYDLRLRVSVDYPLFHLSEPLYSISGSEGPSAGEAIFAYVDPRNRAVQEEMETVCTAHLKNTGAFIPPERLKKAGHQTGAFPVEASIIIPVKNRSATIAEAVESALSQETAFPFNVIVVDNHSTDGTTETLSGLARRDSRLCHIIPARTDLGIGGCWNEALLSESCGRYAVQLDSDDLYSTRSSLQRIVDTLNEGDYAMVVGSYTITDFNLKPVAPGLIDHREWTEANGHNNALRINGLGAPRAFNASIMRAIGFLNVSYGEDYAAALRISREYRIGRIYESLYLCRRWSGNTDADLSLEETNRNNLFKDRVRTEELRARIRRNKRR
- a CDS encoding DUF4922 domain-containing protein, which codes for MDFIDNPLPGMLSPVVCADFDGEGPLSLDRLCRDLVEAQKASWPDYRQGCDSLDGVKVRPIPCTGFSVRVQYNPRRIKSALAKVGTKDVGARPCFLCPANLPEAQRGILYRKDYLILCNPMPVFPCHFTVSNIKHRSQTVEEHIGSFLALTADLGNRWTVLYNGPRCGASAPDHLHFQIIPSGNLPVEEEIGEEGRLTSVAAKDGIQVKMAKNMGREVIILEGKEPHALGDAFNAIVEALKAAIGESQEPMMSLVSWYGEGVFRLILFPRAKHRPASFFAEGDARIAVSPAVIEMGGVLVTPMEADFHRLDRQSVENIYNEVSLDGGTTKAVFRNLVLPS
- a CDS encoding cation diffusion facilitator family transporter; the encoded protein is MQGSREKRLTWSIVVTLIVCGGEVVGGLVSNSLALLSDAGHVFTDIFALALSLIAALIMRLPSDFRATYGYQRIGLLAAFINGCSLVAISIFIFLETYRRLFSPPEINSELMLIVAVAGLVGNLIMAWILGKSHADLNMKTAWLHVIGDTLSSGGVIIAALIIRFTGWWLADPIVSAVVGVIIIVGGIRVIKETLWVFLELSPLGLHAGEISKMLCSMENIMGVHDVHVWSIGHGIPAFSAHVLIGDRKVSETDAIRRQVETRLLELGIRHTVLQMECAECATDDLFCQIPGAGEEHHHHH
- a CDS encoding dihydropteroate synthase is translated as MILIGENLNIMSTRIGKALADLDPAPIRARAVAEAEAGMDMLDINLGPLRKEGPRLMEWVVKNVQEVTDLPLSLDTTSVEAIEAGLRVCKGKALINSISARPERMEALMPLAKRYGARFIGMTIGTEGLPRDGNERGLLAAMIVAKAAEYGIPEEDIWLDPLVLPVNTQQLRVGGCTDFIIMAPELFPQCRSMAGLSNISHGAPMRLRGILDRTYLLMLRRYGLHAAIVNAFDGQLQAIARGERPDLEALVYRVMDGEAIDTATVSDEEKGYVKTARILLGQTVYSDSWLEY